A DNA window from Leptolyngbya sp. KIOST-1 contains the following coding sequences:
- a CDS encoding DUF4113 domain-containing protein: MDNLNRKLSPDAVKFGALGLKPRWAMRSEYFSKRYTTHWGELPTVRVWKPVYRALILSRTLLQDSTRQLEALGLEKSDEPHLPR; the protein is encoded by the coding sequence ATGGACAACCTCAACCGCAAGCTCAGCCCTGATGCCGTCAAGTTTGGTGCCCTGGGCCTGAAGCCCCGCTGGGCCATGCGTTCAGAGTATTTCTCGAAGAGGTATACGACCCACTGGGGAGAACTGCCGACTGTGAGGGTCTGGAAGCCTGTTTACAGGGCCTTAATTTTAAGCAGGACACTTTTACAGGACAGCACTCGACAACTTGAGGCGTTGGGGCTAGAAAAGAGCGATGAGCCCCATCTCCCCCGATAA
- a CDS encoding bifunctional 3,4-dihydroxy-2-butanone-4-phosphate synthase/GTP cyclohydrolase II gives MTPSSSLELGMGSNERLDSIFEAIQDLQSGKMIIVVDDDDRENEGDLVCSAQFTTPDIVNFMATHARGLLCLSMEEKRLQELNLNPMVLENSDPHGTAFMVSVDAGTSSGVTTGISAHDRARTIQACINPNTHPSDLRKPGHVFPLKAKQGGVLVRAGHTEASVDLMRLAGLNPAAVICEIQNEDGSMARLPQLFKYAKQHGLRVISIAALINYRLQTERLIQCEAISALPTKFGYFKAYAYRNLIDNSEHVALVKGDKTKFSESDVIVRVHSECLTGDAFGSLRCDCRSQLHTALEIINAEGSGVLLYLRQEGRGIGLINKLKAYSLQDNGLDTVEANEELGFGSDLRNYGIGAQILIDLGINTLRLLTNNPRKISGLKGFGLNVVDRIPLLSEVNPHNASYLVTKANKLGHLLLNTEYVENILSSKFRAADVA, from the coding sequence ATGACTCCCTCTTCATCGCTAGAGCTAGGTATGGGTAGCAATGAAAGGTTGGATTCAATCTTTGAAGCTATTCAAGATCTTCAATCAGGGAAAATGATTATTGTAGTCGATGACGATGACAGGGAAAATGAGGGGGATTTGGTTTGCTCGGCTCAGTTTACTACGCCGGATATAGTAAACTTTATGGCAACTCATGCCAGGGGTTTGCTTTGTTTGTCGATGGAGGAAAAAAGGCTTCAAGAACTAAACCTAAATCCAATGGTTCTTGAAAATTCTGATCCGCATGGAACAGCCTTTATGGTTAGTGTAGATGCTGGAACTTCCTCCGGCGTTACTACAGGTATTTCTGCTCATGATCGTGCTAGAACGATTCAAGCTTGTATTAACCCTAATACTCATCCGTCGGATTTAAGAAAGCCTGGTCATGTTTTTCCATTAAAAGCCAAGCAAGGAGGAGTCCTTGTCCGAGCTGGCCATACTGAAGCTAGCGTTGATCTAATGAGGTTGGCAGGACTTAATCCTGCCGCTGTGATTTGTGAGATTCAAAATGAGGATGGTAGTATGGCAAGGCTTCCTCAACTATTTAAGTATGCAAAGCAGCATGGGCTCAGAGTTATTAGCATTGCTGCTCTGATAAATTATCGCTTGCAAACTGAGAGGTTAATTCAATGCGAAGCCATTTCGGCTCTCCCTACTAAGTTTGGTTACTTTAAAGCTTATGCCTACCGAAATCTCATTGATAACTCTGAGCATGTTGCGCTTGTAAAAGGGGATAAAACAAAATTCTCCGAGAGTGACGTCATAGTTCGCGTCCATTCCGAATGCTTAACAGGAGATGCTTTTGGTTCCCTTCGTTGTGATTGTAGGTCTCAGTTGCACACAGCATTAGAAATAATTAATGCAGAGGGAAGCGGAGTATTACTTTATTTACGACAAGAAGGTAGAGGCATTGGATTAATTAACAAGTTGAAGGCTTACTCTTTGCAAGACAATGGTTTAGACACCGTAGAAGCCAACGAGGAACTTGGTTTTGGTTCCGATCTTAGAAACTATGGTATTGGCGCTCAAATCTTAATTGATCTCGGCATTAATACGCTGAGACTTTTAACTAATAATCCCAGAAAGATAAGTGGGCTAAAGGGTTTTGGCTTAAATGTTGTTGATAGAATTCCTTTGCTTTCAGAAGTAAATCCTCATAATGCATCTTATCTGGTTACTAAGGCTAACAAGCTAGGGCACTTACTTCTAAACACAGAGTACGTAGAAAATATTTTATCTAGTAAGTTCAGAGCTGCTGATGTCGCGTAG